Sequence from the Desulfuromonas acetoxidans DSM 684 genome:
TGCAGCCTCAATGGCGAGCACCATTTTGCCAAAGCCCTTTGCCGACGAACCTCATTGCCCCGGCAAACTTTCCACCAACACACCATAAAACGTTTGTTATGCCAAAGAAAGATGGTAGCCCACGTGTCAGGTGCGCGTCCGACACCGGTCATGTCTCTCACTTTGAACACAGCATGATCACAATGGGACAACTCCATCTGTTGTATCCAACGCGTTATGTTGGCTGTTTGCAGAGATGATTTCAATCTGAGCGACATCCTGAACCATTGAAACGTTGTTCAATCATATAAATAGCGATGGGGAAATGCCTGAGAAGGGAGGACTCCCTCATCCCACCTCCATCGCGTAAACCTCAAGCAGGCTGCTGATGTCAGCGATTGGCTCGTGGTTTGTGCAAAGCAGCACCCGCCTTTTTAACCTCCTGGTTTGTTTGTAGACAAACATGCGGCCGATCATGGCCAGCAACAGCGGTACTGCACCTCTTAAGTCGCATATTTATGCCTTAAACGGGCGTTCCTAATTTGATACCACCTGGGACAAACAACTTGTCCTCTATTTTCAGATACTTAGATAGAAAAACATCCTCTTTGCACGATTAATCTATCTCAAAAAAAGAATTCAAAGAAAATCCACAAACCCATTTTTCCTTTTTTATTTCAGATACTTACAAATACAGAATTTTCCTCAAAGATTGGCACACTCATAGCAATTATCCATAGCAACAACAAAATCCATTTTATGACTTGCATGCAGTGGAAATACCTCATGCAACAAATCGAAAAGGAGGTGCAACGAAAAGATTTACGTGGATGGTTTGTTTGAATTAACGATTAGAGAATGAAAGGATGGAACAAGACAATGGCAATGAGTAAAGAATGGAAAACAGAAAATGAGGATGGTTCCGTTACAGTAAGGACTTGTGCCTGGTCACCTCCAGGAGACCACCCCGTTGGTTACGGCATGAAGCTGACCGTCAAAGGCGATAAGCTGATTAAAGTCGAGGGTGACGAAGAACATCCCATCAGTCAAGGTCGCCTCTGTGTCCGTAACTTGACTTTGGCTGACTATGTCCACCACCCCTCCCGGATTTTGACGCCGATGAAGCGTAAGCCGGAAGATCGCGGTAAAGACAAGTGGACCAAGATCTCCTGGGACGAAGCATGGGATATTATTGTTCCTAAGATCAAAGAATACAAAGAGAAGCATGGTGCTGAATCGATCATCGTTTTCGGTGGTACCGGTCGTCAGGCATGCCTCTACTACTACCCGCTCGGTTTTGCTTCCATCGGCACACCGAACGTATGTTACCCGCTGAGTGGCTGGTCCTGCTACGGTCCTCGTTGCTCCATCACCGACTACGTTCTGGGCGCCGGTTATCCTGAAATCGACTATGCTGGTTTCTATGAAGATCGTTACGACGATCCTCGCTTCACCATGCCTGAATTGATCGTCGAATGGGGTAAAATGGCTCTGTACTCCAACCCTGACGGTTTCTTCGGTCATGCCCTCATCGACATGATGAAGCGCGGCGCAAAAATGATTCACATCGACCCCCGTATCACCTGGTTGGGTACCCGTTGTGAAGAAGTTTGCCAACTGCGTCCTGGTACTGACTCTGCTCTGGGTCTGGGTTTCCTCAACGTTATCATCAATGAGGAACTGTACGACAAAGACTTCGTCGAAAACTGGACCTACGGTTTCGACGAGCTCAAAGAGCGCGTTCAAGAGTATCCGCCGAGCAAAGTTGCCGACATCACTTGGGTTCCGGAAGATCAAATCATCCGTTGTGCCCGCATGATGGCAACTGCCAAGCCGTGCTCAATCCAATGGGGTCTGGCAACTGACGAGAACCCCAACGGTGTTCAAATGGGTCACGCAATCCTGTCCCTTATGGCTGTTACCGGCAATCTGGACGTGCCTGGTGGTGTTACCATTGGTCCCCCGGCTGCACTGCTCGGTAAATGGCGCGTTGAAACTCGCAGCAACCTGTCAGACGAGCTGTGGGAAAAGCGTATCGGCGCTGCAGAGTGGCCTGCACTCAGTACTGCAATGGCGACCACTCACCCGGACGAAACTCTGGACACTCTGGAAAGTGGCAAGCCCTACAAGCTGCGCATGGGTTGGTTCAATAGTAGTAACTTTATCACCCCGACCTGCTCGGCTCAGCCTGACCGCTGGTACCATGCCCTGAAGTCTTTGGAATTCAACGTTGTTCAGGATGTCTTCATGACCCCGACCGCTATGGCGTTCGGTGATATCTTCCTGCCCGTATCGACTTTCGCTGAGCAAGATGGCGTTGTTGTTACTCACTTCGGCCGTAATGCTGTAACCCTCGGTCCCATCAACGAGGCACTGCGCGTTGGCGATACTAAGTCCGATATCGAAGTCTGCATCGAGCTGGGTAAAAAGATGCATCCCGAAATGTGGGATTACGACGATGTGCCTGACTTCTTCACCAAGCAGCTTGAGCCTGAGCTGGGCGTTGACTTCGACGGCTTGCGTGAAATGGGTGCATTCCAACCGGACTACATCTACAAGAAATACGAAAAAGGCCTGTTGCGTGGTGATGGCGAGCCTGGCTTCAACACCGTTACCGGTATGGTTGAGCTGTCTTCCACACTGTTCGAAGCCTGGGGTGACGATGCCCTGCCGTACTTCAAAGAGCCGCCTTACAGCCCGGTCAGTACTCCGGAACTGTTCAGCGAGTATCCCCTGATCCTCACCACCGGTGCACGTAAAGTTACCTCGTTCCACTCCGAGCACCGTCAAATCGCTGTACTGCGTGAGATCGATCCTGATCCGGAAGTAGAATTGCATCCGGACACAGCAGCCGCCCTCGGTATCAACCACGGGGATTGGGTCCTGCTGGAGAACATGTTCGGTAAAGCAAAACTCAGAGCTAAGGTGACTCCGACCATTCACCCGAAAGTTGTTCACGCAACTCACGGCTGGTGGTTCCCTGAGAAGGACGCTGAAGAGCCGAGTCTCTATGGCGTATGGCAGTCGAACATTAATACCTTGGTTCCCCATAAGCATATCGGAAAGCTTGGTTTCGGTTGCCCCATGAAGCAGATGATTTGTAAAGCTTCACGTCTGGACAGCTTCGATAGCTACAACATCGAAGTGTAATCGCTGATTAAAACGTTTGGCCGAAACCAAATAGAATTGGAGGAAAAAAATGTCCGAAAAAGCAACCCAAAACGGACTGTTGATTCACTATCAATGGTGTACTGGCTGCCATGCTTGTGAGGTAGCCATCAAGAAAATTTTGAACCTGCCTGTTGGTAAACACGGCATCAAACTGCTTGAGCACGGCCCCTGGGAAGTAACCCCCGGTAAATTCGAGTGGGACTACATCCCGGTACCGACTCAGCTCGTCGGTTCCAATCCTGAGTTGGAACCCGGTGAGGACATCAAGTTTGCAGTCAAGCACTGCAATGCTCAATGCATGGAGTACGGACCTCTGGAAGACCTGGTTAAGAAAGCTGCGGAATTGGGTCCGAAAGTAGTGATCTACAACGTGTAAATAGAACGACACTGGCTCCCCCAACATCCGTTGGGGGAGCCAGAAAAAGAAGGTGAAACATTCGTGTCAATTAAAGTTGCGTAAATTGCTGGGTACTGATGGATCACAAACACCATGTCAGTCGGTAGGGTCAACAACAGGTGTGTGAACATTTCACCAATATATCGACAAAAGACAGGTTCAGGTTCCGGCCTTTTAGGCAAAACGTGCTTGCACTTTCTACATGTAGCCGAATCGTGAAAATTAAATGTTCCACAGTTATCACATTTTATCGGCTTTGGTTTAGGTGGCTTACAGCCACCGCAATATGGATTACAGGTCCAGCATATAGTGTTTCTCCAACAGATTTTTTGTAAGTTATTTATAGATAAGTTTGCTACATAATTATTAGCAATATATACCAATGACTTTATGAAAAAAGTCAACTAGAGAAAGGAATTTATCATGGCCGATGAAAAGAAAAAAGTCAAAAAGCCTCTTAATCCACTTGCTGCTAAACCTGGACAAAACTACGGAAGTACTAAGTTTAAGCCATCTAAAGAATACAATGGTGGCAAAATAACGTTTGAAGAAGAAAAAGAAAAATAAAAATAGTAAAAGTAGTATAAATTATTTACTTTCCCTAGTCTGTAGACATAGTTAAACAGACTTATTAACATAATTAAGGAGACATATTATGTGCTTTAGACCTGGTGGCGTAGAAAAACCGCAAGAATGCCCGAAATGTGGAAAAAAATTGGTCGCCCTTGGCGGCGTAAAACAAAAGAAATGCCCGTTCTGCAAAACTGATCTGGAAACAGAAGCTAATAAAGAGGGGTAAAAGAAAAACTCACTGAGAACTTCAGTGCCAGTGTACGTTGCGACCCTGAAAAGACAGCGGTCGGTGCCTGCCGGGGAAAGCCTCCAGCTAACCTCCTTCCCCGGCAGGCATATTTGTACTACTCACACGCGAAGGATTGAAAAATATGTCAGAACAGAACTACAATCGATGGCTGATCCTGGCTGCTGCCGTTATCATGAACCTCTGTATCGGCACACTTTACGCCTGGAGCGTCTTTGCTAAGCCTTTAGGTGCCCTG
This genomic interval carries:
- a CDS encoding molybdopterin-dependent oxidoreductase translates to MSKEWKTENEDGSVTVRTCAWSPPGDHPVGYGMKLTVKGDKLIKVEGDEEHPISQGRLCVRNLTLADYVHHPSRILTPMKRKPEDRGKDKWTKISWDEAWDIIVPKIKEYKEKHGAESIIVFGGTGRQACLYYYPLGFASIGTPNVCYPLSGWSCYGPRCSITDYVLGAGYPEIDYAGFYEDRYDDPRFTMPELIVEWGKMALYSNPDGFFGHALIDMMKRGAKMIHIDPRITWLGTRCEEVCQLRPGTDSALGLGFLNVIINEELYDKDFVENWTYGFDELKERVQEYPPSKVADITWVPEDQIIRCARMMATAKPCSIQWGLATDENPNGVQMGHAILSLMAVTGNLDVPGGVTIGPPAALLGKWRVETRSNLSDELWEKRIGAAEWPALSTAMATTHPDETLDTLESGKPYKLRMGWFNSSNFITPTCSAQPDRWYHALKSLEFNVVQDVFMTPTAMAFGDIFLPVSTFAEQDGVVVTHFGRNAVTLGPINEALRVGDTKSDIEVCIELGKKMHPEMWDYDDVPDFFTKQLEPELGVDFDGLREMGAFQPDYIYKKYEKGLLRGDGEPGFNTVTGMVELSSTLFEAWGDDALPYFKEPPYSPVSTPELFSEYPLILTTGARKVTSFHSEHRQIAVLREIDPDPEVELHPDTAAALGINHGDWVLLENMFGKAKLRAKVTPTIHPKVVHATHGWWFPEKDAEEPSLYGVWQSNINTLVPHKHIGKLGFGCPMKQMICKASRLDSFDSYNIEV